The Cannabis sativa cultivar Pink pepper isolate KNU-18-1 chromosome 8, ASM2916894v1, whole genome shotgun sequence genomic interval TgcaaagatcaaggaaagattggtcaagaaaatTAGATGATGCATTGTGGGCATACAGAACTGCTTTCAAAACACCGATTGGCATGTctccatatcggttggtgtttggaaaggcttgtcatctaCCGGTGGAGTTAGAGCATAAAGCTTTTAGGGCCATGAAGACTCTTAACATGGAACTAAAAGCTGCAGGGGAGAAAAGACTGCTACAGTTGAACGAGCTAGAGGAGTTTCGAAATGAAGCCTATGAGAACGCAAAAATCTACAAGGAAAGAACTAAGAAGTGGTATGACCAAGGTCTAGTaaggaaggagtttcaacctgggCAGCAAGTGTTACTCTTTAATTCAAGGTTGAAGTTGTTTCCTGGAAAGTTGAAGTCAAGGTGGTTAGGACCATTCACAATGCTCAAggtgtttccttatggagcggtggagttaaaaggtgatggtccagcaactttcaaagttaatggacagcgtttaaagctctacttgcgaggtcaatttgaccaagccaagtccgccatgattctggcgccacttTGAAGTACAAGGCTCAGCGTCCGGCTATATGACGATAAAGACAGCGctcttgggaggcaacccaagtgttttctttaatttttcagactttttgattatatttttagtctgtgctttagtatttttagtattttaaaattttagattagtaccagacattattctttttaattgaatcgtgaaaaatgtgaaaaaaaaagtttttttcgTACTGGAGCCCAGTGGTCGCGACCTGATGGTTCCTGGGTCGCGACCTATTTTTCAAGTCAcgaccctggtcgcgacctGGATTTTAACAGAACCTCGTGAAAATTTTTGGTTCCAGAAGTCGCGACTAGGGTCAACCCAAGTCGCGACCTATTTTCCAAGTCGCGACCCCAGTCGCGACTTCCCTATTTTCCAGAAAAGGCTTAAATTCGATCGtaagctagtcgcgactagccttaGGCCAGGTCGCGACTTGCTCACGAAATTTTccataaaatcaaatttttcccccctcattcaaccctacatcaaaaattcaaatttcaaaacccTCTCAGCCGACTCTACCCCTTTTCCtctcaaaaattcaaaatttcttcaCCAAACTTCAAATTCTTTCATCTCCAATCCGATTTCTCAATCCCAATCCATCCTAAAACCTAATTTCTTTCATCAATCTACACTTTCCATAAAAAACAACCCAAATACTCATCAATTTCACCCCAAATCTGAAAATACATTGGttcttcatcttcaacctcAAACATTCAAAGAtattcaacaatggaggtggagTAATACGTCTTTGGGTTTGTTAAGGATACATCTCAATCTGTCACGTGACATTCATTTTCTGGTTTTTCTGTTGATCTGTTTGTTCTCTGTTTAGTTAAGTTGTTGGGGCTTAACTAATTCTGTTATTTTGTAATGTTCAGATTATGTTATTCTTTCTTGTATTTTCTGAATATAAATAAAGGGACTAAGCTACTCATATTGAGTAATGCTTTCATTCAATCTTTGAGTTAATATTGTGTTCTTTCTCCTCTGGTCACTGAGCTTTGTTTCTCAAGGTTTCTACCTTTCACATGGTATCATCGTCTTTTGACTCACGTCCATGGAATCTTCTTCTAGCGATCCTCCTGCTATGCAAACCACCACCGCTGCAACTCCCAACTCCACATGGGATCCATTTTCCAATTCTCTCTCCGCTTCACTTACGCTGAAACTCGATCGACAGAACTTCCTCTCGTGGAAATCACAAGTTGTTCCCACAGTTATTGGTCATGATCTTGACCAAATCTTGTTCTCCGATGTCCACCCCCCATAATTCTTTATCAATGGAACAACCAACCCTGAGTATGCTCACTGGAAAAAGAAGGACCAATTACTTCTCTCATGGCTTCGTTCATCAATGTCGAAACCGGTTCTTGCGTCTGTTGCCTCCTTCACTACTTCATATTCTGTTTGGCGTGCCCTTGAACAAAGATTCTCTAGTCAGACTAAAGCCCGTCTCCTCCAACTTAAAGGCCAATTCTCCCATCTCCAAAAAGCCAGTTCATCAATATCTGACTATGTTGATAAAGCCCAGTCCATTGCCGATGCCCTCTTAATTTCTGGATCTCCAGTCAGTGACCAAGATTTGATTCTTCAACTCCTCAACAGATTGGGGCCTGAATTTGATGCAGTCGTCTCAGGAATTACCTCCCGCAGTGACCTTCTTTCCTTTGAAGAAGTCCAAGCACTTCTTCTCTCTCATGAAACCCGTCTTGAGCACCACAACTCAGTAGCTGATATGTCTATCAAGCTTCAAGCAAATGTTGCTGTTCAACAACCAAGAAACACTAATTATCGCCCTTTGAGTCGTGGAAATGATCGAGGAAATGCACAGGACAACTCTCGACCTCGGTTCTTTGGTCGTGGCAATGGCAATCACATTCTTGTTTGTCAAGTGTGCCTCAAAACGGGACACACCGCTACTGTGTGTCACTACCGGTTCGACAAGAACTGGGTTACTCCCAGATACGGTAACTTCCCTTCCCAAGCTCATTTAGTTGAAACTGATATTCCTTTTGATCTTCAGGCTTTTCTCACCAACATGGTTCCTGAACTTGGTGATGATGAGTCGTGGTATGTGGATTCGGGAGCCACCAATCATGTTGCTATGGGAACTCAGAATTTGTACACTACGGCTCCTTACACAGGGATTGAAACCATGGCCATAGGCAATGGTAAGAAACTTGTTATCTCTATATTGGTCACTCTACCCTTCCATCTTGTTCCCAATCTCAGCCAATACAATTACATTCTATCCTTCATGTCccttccatgaaaaagaacctTATCAGTGTGCCTCAATTAACTAACGACAACGAtgtgtttcttgaatttcataaATCCTGTTGCTTTGTTAAGGACAAACTCACAGGGACAGTTCTTCTCAAAGGGAAAGCTAGAGGAGGCTTATATCAACTCGGTGATCCAAATGGCCCCTACTATCGAATGTCATCTTACTGATGCTTCAAGTGCTAATGACAAGCTGAATTGTATCTGTAATCAATCTGTGAACTTGTGTAATAATGCAGAAATTAATAAAACAGATTCTTCTTACTCCACTTATAATTCCAATTGTCAAGTTTTTCAAGTTTCTAAATCTAATGATATAAACAATTGGCATTGCAAACTTGGACACCCAGCTAATAACACTTTGGCCAAAATCTTGCCACATATTTCCCACAGTGGCTCTATTGCCTCTTTACAATTCTGCAAAGCTTGTCATCAAGGTAAAAGCCATAAATTACCATTCCCAAATTCCAACAGTAGAGCCACAAAGCCTTTGGCTCTCATTCATACGGACTTATGGGGCCCTTCACACATCACATCTAAAGAAGGATTCAAGTATTATGTTCACTTCTTGGATGACTATAGCCGGTATTGTTGGATCTTTCCTTTAACAACTAAAGGACAAGCCTTTGATGTGTTCATCAAGTTTAAAAGCCTTGTGAAAAACAATTTGACTTGCCAATCAAGAGTGTTCAAGCTgatttgggggggggggggaataTCGACCATTTGCTCGATTTTTATCGGACCAAGGTATTCACTTTCAACACCCGTGTCCTCGAACAAGTGAGCAAAATGGACGGGCTGAACGTAAACATAGGCACATCACAGAAACCGGTTTAACTTTCTTAGCTCATGCCGGTCTTGGAATGGAATATTGGTGGCACGCAATGGCATCTGCTATCTTCACCATCAACAGACTTCCCACACTAGTTTTAAAATACAGCAGCCCCTATGAATGTCTATTTGGTAAGGCTCCTGACTACAACATCCTGAAGCCATTTGGCTGTAGTTGTTATCCTCATTTACGTACGTACAATGCTCACAAACTTGAGCAAAGATTTGAAGAATGCATATTTCTGGGGTATTCAACTCAACACAAAGGTTATATTTGTGAGCATCCTAATGGCAAGGTCTTCATCTCTCGACATGTTGTCTTCAATGAGGTGCATTTCCCTGTTGTACAATCGGCTACAACCCAACACCAGGTACCTCACTCTAGTCCTTTTCCCTCTTCCACTTTTCAAACTTTTGACCATAATACTAGACCTGTTACTAATACTATTAATGTACCTGTGACAATGACTACACCTCCCATACCTTCTGAGTCATGTCCTGTCAACAACCCCACTATCTCCCCACCTAACCCGACACCATTACATCCTATAGCACAATCACCTACCCTTGATATACCTCCACCTGACTCTAcacaaaataactaattaatccATCCTCCCAATATCCCATCTCCTACAAATGACCCTGTACCCACCTCAGaaccaaacttacctcccctcTTACCTACAGCCCTTAATATTGCAGGTCACAATACCTCTGGGAGGACTCATGCTATGCGTACCAGATCACTCAATGGTATATTCAAACCGAAAGCTCACTTGGCCACTAAATATCCACTCAATGAAGCTTTAATCCCTTCTGAACCAGCTTTCACGACTGCTGCTCTTCAACATCCTCAGTGGTTAAAGTCTATGCAACATGAAGTTACTGCCCTTAAAAATGCTGGTACTTGGTCCTTAGTCCCTTACTCTCCTGGTATGGTAGTTATTGGAAATAAATGGTTACATAAAGTTAAGCTAAATGCCGATGAAAAAGGGATATCTTCAAACGCCAGGGATTGACTATGAAGAGACATTCTCACCCGTGGTTAAGCCAACTACAGTCCGAATTGTTCTTAGCATGGCTGTGTCTTTAAATTGGCTGGTTAAACAATTAGACAtcagcaatgcatttctgaatggCAGCCTCAAAGAAGTTGTGTACATGCAACAACCCGAGGGATTTGTGGATGAATCAAAACCTCATCATGTTTGTCAACTACATAAGGCTCTCTATGGCCTTAAACAAGCTCCAAGAGCTTGGAATCAGACCTTTAAAGATACTTTGCTTGAATGGGGATTCTCAGCCTCCAAATTCGATACATATTTATACACCTATGGTACTGGTAACAACTTGCTCATCTTATTggtctatgttgatgatttccTTGTCACAGGTCCTAACACTATGCTCATCAACAAGTTCATCTCAGATCTTCATAAgtctttttctttaaaagacTTGAGACCGGTTCATTACTTCCTATGTGTTGAAATACACCGAAATGCTAGTGGCATGTACCTCTCCCAAACAAAATACATTACGGATTTGCTTGTCAAACTCCATATGGAAGGTGCAAAACCAAGTCCAAATCCCTCCAGCTCAAGTGTTAAACTATCTCTCAAAGAAGGAGAACCCTTTGCTGATATAACTCTATATAGAAGCACATTGGGTGCTCTACAATACCTCACCTTGACTAGACCTAATGTggcttttataataaataagctAAGCCAATTCATTCATGCTCCCACTTCTACTCACTGGGAGGCATGCAAAAAGCTTATGAGATATCTCAAGGGAACCATTTCTTATGGTCTTCACATCACCCCTGCCTCTTCTTTAACACTTGAGGGTTACTGTGATGCTGACTGGGCATCGTGCTTAGATGATAGAAAGAGTACTGGGGGCTATGCAATATTTTTTGGAGGAAACTTGGTCTCTTGGTCTGCCAAGAAACAAAATGTGGTTGCTCGATCTAGTTCTGAAAGCGAACTCAAATCTCTTGCTAATGCTGCTGCCGAGATCAAATGGCTCATGTCTCTCTTTTCCGAACTTCAGATATCCACTTCTCATTGCCCAATACTTTGGGTGGACAATCAAAGTGCTGCTGCTATTGCAGCCAATCCACTGTTTCATGCTTGGTCCAAACATATTGAGATCGACCTCCATTTTGTTCGAGAACACATTCTTGCTAAGCAACTTTCAGTTCGGTATGTCCCTGCCATTGACCAGATTGCTAATCTTCTCACCAAATCTCTGTCAACAGAAAGATTCATGTACCTTCAATCCAAACTCAAGATGTCTGAGACTCCTTTTCGTTTGAGGGGAGATGTTAAGGATACATCTCAATCTGTCACGTGACATTCATTTTCTGGTTTTTCTGTTGATCTGTTTGTTCTCTGTTTAGTTAAGTTGTTGGGGCTTAACTAATTCTGTTATTTTGTAATGTTCAGATTCTGTTATTCTTTCTTGTATTTTCTGAATATAAATAAAGGGACTAAGCTACTCATATTGAGTAATGCTTTCATTCAATCTTTGAGTTAATACTCTGTTCTTTCTCCTCTGCTCACTAAGCTTTGTTTCTCAAGGTTTCTACCTTTCACAGGGTTTGTAagtattattttctattaaatttgaaaagttgCATGAAGATATTGAGCATTGTTTGTGAtttttgttagaattatttattgatataaGAATTGTTAGGTTTATAGTGTGATTTGGGATTGTGAATGTAATTGTGTGAATTAATTGGTGAGTTTTCAATTTTTGGGGATATAGAAAATTAAGGGGAGGTgctgcccaatttttttttttagttaaaaaaaaaaaagaagaagaagaaaaaaattcgaaagaaaaaaaaaagagaagaaaaaaaaaataatggcaCCTAAGAGGACTATGAATGTGGAGGAGGGTTCGTCTTCAAACCCCCCACCTACAGGTTTTGATAAGACTCGGTTTGGTAATATAGAGGCCCAAAATCATTTTATGAGACTTACGAATAGGGCTTATATTGAAGATCGGGGTATTGAATTCCCCGAGAATCCTTTGAGGCGTCAACCTCGGTTTGAAACAATTCGAGCTCAAATAGAAAGAATGAAGTGGGGAAGTTTTATGGATTCTCGGGGTCGGGCTAATGTTACTATGGCTTGTGAATTTCTTGCGAATTGGCCCGACCGCCGGAATGGGGAAGTGAAGGTGCGGGGATAGAAAGTGCCCGCTACTGCTGATGCGTTTAATGTGATGTTCTCGGTCCAAGATTACACTAGGGAAGAACAACGCCTCTGtattattgaggaggaagagcaaTTTGATATGGTGGATGTGGCGGAGACAGTGGGATTTCCTAGGTTGAGGTTCCACGAAAATGATGGCATAGAGGGGTCGCCAAACATCCTATACCGGTGTGAACTGAACCCGGTAGCGAAAACATGGCTATATTTTGTAAGTGCTCGGTTAGTGCCTAATAAGCACTTCTCCGATGTCCAAATGGATCGCCTGAAATATGTGTACGCCATTATGAAGGGGTACAACATAAACATTGGACAAGTCATAAGGCATAGCATTGAACAGATCGtgcaaggagccacgggaggtggTTTTGGTTTGGCAGGAGTTATCACAGAACTCTACGGGGCATATGAAGTTCCCCAATCGGAGTATGACAACACGGTGTTGCCACTTCGCAAGATGGACATCGCCTTTGTCAACAGGCTGAAAGAGCCACATCCCTATGGCCAACCTCCACCTGATGCACCGCAAGGGCGTAGGCGGCAACGAGAGCctagtgttgaagaagaagaggagcagCCCCTACAATTGCCTGGGCCTATCGATCCCACAACACAATACACTCATGCACAGCTGAGTTATATAATTCAGCAGAACAACCACATGCAACAATACATGGTGCAGAGGAGTGTGTatgatgagggacaagttcaGCAACTTAACTCTCTCATCAACAGAATGAACATCGGGATTGATGACCCGAATTATTTGGCGCAACCTCCTCGGTTCTACCCATATGACCAGCCGCcaccacccaaccctttctaagagggtctcaggtaagtttcttctctctgcataAACCAAATTATgactaggcgcccatacacgtAAACACAACTTTATCCCATGTCCAACACATACTAGGTGTGGAACATTCGTACGATAGTATGATCggccataatatcagcctatactcggtactctaCTCATACCGATGTGATAGCGTCAATCCATACATTGACATACATATATCTATCGGTATTCAGTATAACTCTACATACATTTATACTGCTCTTATTGATATGTTATCTATTAGGCAATCATAAAAtgtgcacgctaaacatgtaaatatatatatgtaactattatactaatcttaccttaattttgaattcaggtgtgtcggtcaacttGAGTGGAAACTACTGCTCGACGATTTAAAGGCCCCCAAGTCACAATATACATAAATTagtaagtgatacgctaaattaCTTTTGAGGGACCTAGACTCAAAACTGAAAGTTTTCCTGTCGATAAATAGCGTGGCAATATCCTAAATATCAAGAAAACACAGAAAAATGAGACTTCAAGAAAAACACCCCAAAAAATGGCAGGTTGTTTTTCTTAGTCCCTGCCTACTAAAAATGGTAgactatttttggaaaaatggcTTACCGTTTTTATCAGCGGAATTTCATAAAATCTCATTTCCCCCACAAATCTACCccatgttgggattttatgccataaataaaacccatttcaatctaatctaatttgttatcaataaaagattagaagtcatttatgtttatatgtagttttcatgtttatggtttaatatatacaaaatatgttaagtccagaacatatagttattcacaattacaatgatgtcaacacagtggaatgtgattgtgattatatgcttcaaaagacaatGTCCCTAATTCATCAGtgtactggatttacactgatgtgagcgataaagtatacttacaccttggataagtattatgttctttctagaacattggcaaagtatgctagttttggatgtatggagtatacattggactgggaccgatattgatcttggtaaagatattataatcttattgttgtatctttctaagtcaatatcactggttgatcttagatcaaaagatcttaatcctgacatgcttaggtttaatctcaagagtgctattcatgttctttgatttgttagttaagcctactttttggtttgggtgatacatacattttgggaacatgatagtaaaattgagtgggagcgctaaacatagatatggaatctatagcttctatctggacatagaagcgaaacgatgatttccttcgagcttggcttaatagagataaatggaagagctcttgtttcagtgattatattagctcaCTGAAACATCAGTTATagaaagctaagtgttttaaggataaaatacattgaggggtgaaacggtaaatttatccctactcggatagaggatctttgattattgagattagaacgatggttaaatgtttgtagcgtatctatatcgtgaacatatagagcgttctatatgactgagagtgcaattccaagttctatggtggatgtaataaggaattaataagtcagggaatttacttggtaaattctagttctgcttattggaagctcggttgtataggcccatggtccccatactagttgagatcatactgcttgtaagactcagataattgattttaattaatcaattataattctaaaattagactatgtctagtttatgaattttcactgagcaagggcttaattgtgaagaaagtagattctagggtttatttattaattaagagactttattaagtctaattaataaatattttaaatagcaattttatttgataattaattttaattattaaataaatagttttggcatttaagtggttagaatttgaaaaatgatatttttgagaaaataaggaaagattgttgtaaaatgacaaaaattcCAAAGTGGGGGCCCActcctatggtcggccactagggaaggattttccatttaatttcttcaatattttaatgcctaattaattctaacctaaacctaggtggttgcctataaatagatagtgatggctcacactaaaagatgatgaaaattcaccttcagtcaaattttcctgagccttctcttctaTTATTTTCGAACCAAaccttctcttcttctcttcatatttttcaTACCTTAGTGAtggagtaagtgcccacacacatcaagcggtaactcaatcatagtgtgtaaggttgTGAAGAATctagaatcaagagaaggacattcgggtaaggagccattaatattccgctgcacccactgtaaggtttcttaaaccttatatgtgtttatttacattgttttagaaattcatatttagaatgttaagtaaatctagatcctggtacatCTCACCAACCCAATTTCCAACTTTCTCTCATTCAGTTGAAGTTGGTTTCATTTTGTTGGTGGAACAATACTGAGGAACCCAGGGCGCTAAGACACATGCTTAGCCTTGGTCGGTCCTAGTGGTCCATTGCTTAGCCCTAATCGATTCTCCATAGATGCACTGACATAAGTTTGCGTTTTTGACTTGGCTGAAAGATTAGGAATTTGCAAATTTGCAGTTTTTGAtggttgttttttatttttttggaaaattttgAGAAGTGTTAGAAACATTCTTAAGCGTGAAATTGGAGTGGTAATCGTAATTTTCAAACAACACCgaaggcttatttattttattttcttaccaATGACGCACTATATATGTTCTCCTCCTATTCATAGACCCAGTGAATCATAATTGATGCACATTAAACAAGTGCAACCGTTTACCCTTTTTTCGAGggttaataattaacaattggATCGGTACAAGGGAGTCTACACTACGAGATATGAACCTTTTTCTTACATTGCCCCTTGTACTGAGCTTGACTTTGTGTGTCAATTGAGCTTGATTGAACTTTGAACTTTTTACTCATATTGCCCCTTGTTTTACTCAAATATTTAATTGCACACATCttgattattattttacattttctCATGCGTGCAATtgatatttaaactttatttttgatactgtaaactattctaaaattttcaaaataaagtGAAATATTTACTATAACTACAATATACACAATCATATAAGAAATATAGGGTTATAATGTCTCTaagtactaaaaataaaaatgtcccTAACAAAAGTGATGTATCTCTGCTACAAAAATGATGTACCTCTATTGTACttcaaaaaaatagataaaaaagactaaattttctacaccattaacaaaatTAAGAAATGTTTTTAATTTACCTAACAGGCTTCTCAGCAAATTCACCCTACGTCTTTAGAGATTTTTCCTTGAAGGACTTGGCAAAGCAAacattgttataattttttttttttttttgctgaatcAAACATTGTTATTAGTTGATTTTTGGAGGAAGAGAGACAGAAGGATCGCTTTTCAACCGTGATTTATAAGACGCTAGAGTAACTACAGCCTGCTTATAAATCAATGgtaaaagtaaaattaaaattatcctACAAGAGCAAACAAGAGAATTATTCCACAcactaatttaaattaactttgtATAGCTCAACCCATATGCAAGACTGAGCATTCTACCAGATGCACAAAATTCATATTAACACAAGTAAACAAATATTGAACttctgatatatatatatatatatatatttttttttaaggagcTCAAGTTCAATTTATAGGTGATAAATACATTCTCAAAGCTCAAATTCTCTTCATAAGATTGTATACTGTCATGAAATGAACTTGTATTGATATAAGTATCCACAATCCTCCGCCTAATTTTAACTTACAGACAAAAGCAATCAACCTCAAATTTTTAACACATTAGGATAACTATAATTTGCCCACTACTTGTATCTTCAAATGAGCAAACTTGATTTTATCACAAAGATTCTCAAAAGCCAATACGTATATCAATGAAACCCCATTCAATGATAGTTTGGTAAAAGAACCAAACCAATTACACATCCTTATCTTTCAATTTGgaggatatatatataaaaaaaaacctctTCTAATAGTTTAATACTTTAATATTACTgaacaaaaacaaaagtagAATGAAACATATGCACAAACAACTGAAAGTTACTTAAAAATGACTAACACAATTATAAGTTGTAGTATGAGAAACCAAAATATCACAGTATGCAAAAGAAAGATAAGTAATTATTTAAGCAATAAATCTGGTCATGGCACCATAACATCCACTAAAACTACAAATTTAAAGCTATCCAAGCATAGCTAGATAAATTATATCGCAGCTACCAAATCTCCTCAAGAAACTATGCATAATATTTCTAATCAAGAaacaaattatttaagttttggaaaaaatagAAAGAGACGTTTTACCAAATAGTACTAAATAGGGAATGAAATttgtgaaagaaaaagaaaaatattaatgagaccattttaccatgatcacttAAGTCTTTTTAAATGAAGGCAGAGTGAACTAATCAGACAAAGAAACAATCATTCTTAAATAAAGGCATAGAATAAGAATTCGCACACTGAAAAACCAGACACATTTTTAACAGTCAAAAAGATTTACCATCCAAAACATTCATACAAATAGAGAGCAGTATGTCACGATTCCCATTGATTAGATTTGTAGTACTACTACTTTCCTTCCTTCTTCCCAAGCAAACTAACACTAAACTTTAACACCAAATTCTGATGGTAACATTGGAGAGGTCCTTAAGGCAACACATGCTACGGTAACAAGGGACATACATATCATTAACTAAGGCATGCATACTCTGGCAAGGATTATTACCTCCGTACATGAGGTACAGCACCTCTACCAGCTGTTCCACGCCCTGCAGCACGCATTGCAACAGCTCTTCCCCTTCCGACTCCAAGTGATCCGCCCTTACCCTTGATTCTGGCATCTAGACGCTTGAACATTGGAGCATTCTTTAGCATATCTGGTATCACCATAAACCTAACTTTGCTGCCTCGTATAAATACATGTTCAAGCTGAGAGACTTTCCCATCCTTAGAAGTGAAGGTGATGTTCTCGAGCTGACAGTTCCAGTTGTCCTCGCACTCTATCATACTTCCTCTGTAGAGCTCACCGCTCTTGAGCTCCACCGTCACTACGTGCCCTGCAGCTTCATGGAGAAGCTTTACTGGTATTCCCAAACTCCTGCTCATGGCTCTACTTCACTGCTttccttcttcctcttcttctttcctTTCTCTACAAAAACCGTAAAGAACCCTTTAACCTAAACCTCGCAGTAGTATCAGCATAAACAAAGAAACAATGTtaagatattaaaatataacagAGAACATCAAAAATAGTCCCCTTGTTGGAGTTCAAACCCAAAATTTTGCTGGTATTAAGCAAATAGATACAGGCATACATCAAAAACATTCTAAGAATGACTCTAAATTACATGTTTTAAGCAAAAATATATCATTTTctaaaatctatataccaaacaatataaataaatgttGTAGTTTGAGCTCACAAGTTTGCAAATTACTAGCTTAAACAAATGAACATTGGTGTTCACTCTTTATATTACACAACATATCTATAAACTAATACTTTCTTCACCATTCCTTAAGATTTTAATTTACATACTGAAAGAGAAATCAACAAATACAGAGAACT includes:
- the LOC115700876 gene encoding small nuclear ribonucleoprotein SmD3b, with protein sequence MSRSLGIPVKLLHEAAGHVVTVELKSGELYRGSMIECEDNWNCQLENITFTSKDGKVSQLEHVFIRGSKVRFMVIPDMLKNAPMFKRLDARIKGKGGSLGVGRGRAVAMRAAGRGTAGRGAVPHVRR